The following are encoded in a window of Variovorax paradoxus genomic DNA:
- the trxA gene encoding thioredoxin TrxA, whose translation MASELIKHISDSSFEADVLKSSQPVLVDYWAEWCGPCKMIAPILDEVSATYEGKLQIAKLNVDENRDIPAKFGIRGIPTLMLFKDGQLAATKVGAMSKAQLTAFIDQQLA comes from the coding sequence ATGGCCAGCGAACTGATCAAACACATCTCCGATTCTTCCTTCGAGGCCGACGTGCTCAAGTCCAGCCAGCCGGTTCTGGTCGACTACTGGGCCGAATGGTGCGGTCCCTGCAAGATGATCGCCCCCATCCTGGACGAGGTCTCGGCCACGTACGAAGGCAAGCTGCAGATCGCCAAGCTCAACGTCGACGAAAACCGCGACATCCCCGCCAAGTTCGGCATCCGCGGCATCCCCACGCTGATGCTGTTCAAGGACGGCCAGCTGGCCGCCACCAAGGTCGGCGCCATGAGCAAGGCGCAACTCACGGCCTTCATCGACCAGCAACTCGCCTGA